The Marinilongibacter aquaticus genome has a window encoding:
- a CDS encoding SusC/RagA family TonB-linked outer membrane protein, whose amino-acid sequence MNRKVVLILFFALALGYTARSQNTEISGVVTGQEGALPGVSVLLEGSNLGTITDAEGKYSLRANPQGTLKFSFIGYVSKSVPIQGRSIINVELEEENTTLTEVVVTALGIEREAKTLGYATATVNAEQISTNRSPNVMSGLQGKMSGVNITTMGTGPGGTAKIRIRGQSSFSGQNNPLIIINGVPIDNSNYALGGDFGSRSSNSSDGGDGLSSVNPDDIESMTVLKGATAAALYGSRAKDGVVMITTKSKGSGKGFGVSYNMNFTTDTPLDFTDFQYEYGQGEGGKRPTSPNPTSGVWSFGEKFEPGMTQILFDNEEWPYQPVYNRVKKFYDVGTNLTNTVTVSNTSDKGGFSLSLSNTDNHGIMPNNKFNRKVINLGFTQDITKKLTATGNINYSLEDNTNPPQVNTQDVAVSTVIFTLANSMPFEALKENTVLPNGDEFVFSRFLVRNNPYYSMSHKFENIDRKRVFGNIALKYQFTDWLYLQGRISDDFYIRNQNYNIPNGYAPIPKAPTGYVNGSFTQDIRQNTERNLDFILGANRTFGNIGVDLTLGGNQRYSRQDYNSVVVTDFVQPGLYTVMNGRIKNPLYSLSEKKINSLFGATTISYKEFLYLSLTARNDWFSTLAPSNRSILYPSATGSFVFSQAFENMPDWLNFGKFRAAYAQVGSDNVNPYSNALYYAVDNNSFPNPSGQLVPIGGVNASVVPNRNLRPLRVKEAEFGVEMKVIDNKVGLDFTYYHKITEDQILAAQISDATSYTSKLINVGRSKNEGIEAMVSFSPIKKGDFIWDFSVNASYNTSKVLKLGLSERDTVITVGGGGGRTLNQVVGKPIGQLYTFMYLRDDQGRKVFDSQSGLPLRDNTLRNVGNALPKYFGGITNTFTYKNIRLYTLIDFKLGHKLIAGRNINYVRHGLSKRTLPGRDVGYVIGDGVNQNGEINQTKVAVQPFYESINPLGINEDFVQNAGFWKLRQVTLSYDFMNILPRDGFAKGLTLSAVANNVLIIKKWTENMDPEEVTVSSDNNTGLDFWPGLPPTRSIGFNLNFKF is encoded by the coding sequence ATGAACAGAAAAGTTGTACTTATTTTATTTTTTGCTTTGGCTTTGGGCTATACCGCTCGGTCTCAGAATACTGAGATCAGCGGTGTGGTCACGGGGCAGGAAGGAGCCCTTCCTGGTGTCAGTGTCCTTCTCGAAGGAAGTAATCTCGGAACGATTACCGATGCCGAGGGGAAATACAGTTTACGGGCCAACCCGCAGGGCACGCTCAAGTTTTCGTTTATTGGTTACGTTTCGAAAAGCGTACCCATTCAAGGTCGGTCGATCATCAATGTTGAACTCGAAGAAGAGAACACCACACTTACCGAAGTGGTAGTGACCGCTTTGGGTATAGAGCGTGAAGCCAAAACACTGGGTTACGCTACCGCGACCGTCAATGCCGAACAAATTTCGACCAACCGCTCGCCGAATGTAATGAGCGGTTTGCAGGGGAAGATGTCGGGTGTAAACATTACCACAATGGGTACGGGGCCTGGCGGAACGGCCAAAATCCGCATTCGTGGACAATCGTCGTTCAGTGGACAAAACAACCCTTTGATAATTATCAACGGTGTGCCGATCGACAATTCGAATTATGCTCTTGGCGGTGATTTCGGGTCGCGTTCGAGCAACAGTTCGGATGGCGGCGACGGTCTTTCCAGCGTAAATCCAGATGATATTGAATCGATGACCGTACTGAAAGGAGCCACGGCCGCGGCTCTGTATGGTTCGCGTGCCAAAGATGGCGTGGTGATGATCACCACCAAAAGTAAAGGCAGCGGAAAGGGTTTTGGAGTATCGTATAATATGAACTTTACGACCGATACACCCTTGGATTTTACCGATTTCCAATATGAATATGGACAAGGCGAAGGTGGGAAAAGGCCCACTTCTCCAAACCCCACTTCTGGCGTGTGGAGTTTCGGTGAGAAATTCGAACCCGGCATGACCCAAATTTTATTCGATAATGAAGAATGGCCCTATCAGCCAGTATACAATCGGGTGAAGAAATTTTACGATGTAGGTACCAACCTCACCAACACGGTGACGGTCTCGAACACCAGCGACAAGGGCGGTTTTAGCCTTTCGCTCTCGAATACCGATAATCATGGAATAATGCCCAATAACAAGTTCAATCGCAAAGTGATCAACTTGGGCTTCACGCAGGATATCACAAAAAAATTGACTGCGACGGGGAACATCAATTATTCCTTGGAAGACAACACCAATCCGCCACAGGTGAATACTCAAGATGTGGCCGTTTCTACTGTGATTTTCACTTTGGCCAATTCAATGCCTTTTGAAGCGTTGAAGGAAAATACGGTGCTGCCAAATGGAGATGAGTTTGTGTTTTCTCGTTTTTTGGTGCGGAACAACCCCTATTATTCGATGAGCCACAAGTTTGAAAACATCGACCGCAAAAGGGTATTCGGGAATATCGCTTTGAAATATCAGTTTACCGATTGGCTTTATCTGCAAGGCCGCATCTCAGACGATTTTTACATCAGAAACCAGAACTACAATATTCCGAACGGATACGCTCCGATACCGAAAGCTCCCACGGGCTATGTCAACGGTTCGTTTACGCAGGATATCCGCCAAAATACCGAACGTAACCTCGATTTTATTCTTGGGGCAAACCGCACTTTTGGAAACATTGGGGTAGACCTTACTTTGGGTGGAAACCAACGCTATTCGAGACAGGATTACAACAGCGTGGTGGTGACGGATTTCGTTCAGCCGGGTTTGTACACCGTGATGAACGGAAGAATCAAAAATCCATTGTATTCGCTTTCTGAAAAGAAAATAAACTCGCTTTTTGGAGCAACCACTATTTCGTATAAAGAATTTCTTTATTTGAGTTTGACAGCCCGAAACGACTGGTTTTCTACGCTTGCTCCGTCGAATAGAAGCATCCTTTACCCCTCAGCCACAGGTAGTTTCGTTTTTTCACAGGCTTTTGAAAACATGCCCGATTGGTTGAATTTCGGTAAATTCAGAGCAGCCTACGCTCAGGTGGGCTCGGATAACGTTAACCCATATTCGAATGCCCTTTACTATGCGGTTGACAACAATTCATTTCCAAATCCCAGCGGACAATTGGTGCCCATCGGAGGGGTAAACGCGTCGGTAGTTCCGAACAGGAATTTGCGTCCCTTGCGGGTGAAAGAAGCGGAGTTTGGTGTCGAAATGAAAGTGATCGACAATAAAGTCGGTTTGGATTTCACCTATTATCACAAAATAACGGAAGACCAAATTTTGGCTGCCCAGATCTCCGACGCCACTTCGTATACCAGCAAGTTGATCAATGTAGGACGCAGCAAAAATGAAGGAATAGAAGCCATGGTTTCCTTCTCGCCGATTAAAAAGGGCGACTTCATTTGGGATTTCAGCGTGAATGCCTCATACAACACCTCGAAAGTGTTGAAACTGGGGCTTTCTGAACGCGACACCGTAATTACCGTCGGCGGTGGCGGTGGCCGCACATTGAACCAAGTGGTGGGAAAACCCATCGGGCAATTGTATACGTTTATGTATCTCCGTGATGACCAAGGTCGGAAAGTATTCGATTCACAAAGCGGTCTGCCGCTTCGAGACAATACCCTTCGCAATGTGGGCAATGCCCTGCCGAAATATTTTGGGGGAATCACGAATACGTTCACTTATAAAAACATTCGCCTTTATACGCTGATCGATTTCAAACTCGGGCATAAATTGATCGCTGGCCGAAATATAAACTATGTGCGTCATGGACTTTCGAAACGCACTTTGCCGGGGCGTGATGTGGGTTATGTGATCGGCGATGGCGTGAATCAAAATGGAGAAATCAACCAAACAAAAGTGGCCGTTCAGCCTTTCTATGAATCCATTAATCCGCTCGGAATCAATGAAGATTTTGTGCAAAATGCAGGATTTTGGAAACTGAGACAGGTTACACTTAGCTATGATTTTATGAATATTCTTCCCCGCGATGGATTTGCTAAGGGACTTACGCTCAGTGCGGTGGCCAACAATGTGTTGATTATTAAGAAGTGGACAGAAAATATGGACCCAGAGGAAGTGACGGTATCTTCTGACAACAATACCGGACTTGACTTTTGGCCCGGCTTACCGCCCACCCGAAGTATCGGTTTCAATTTGAACTTCAAATTTTAA
- a CDS encoding SusD/RagB family nutrient-binding outer membrane lipoprotein, whose protein sequence is MKRNIKYILALLLVAAFSTSCDKGFDEVNTNKVDPTSLAPSLILNKAIVNTTYLDGFGTLGMLCYNFGIVQQIITPYGSSLSGANYNQLNNNNSAAVWNNFYRNVVKQIVAVNEQTKDDPMEVNTHNASRIWKAYTFMILTDTYGDIPYFEAGKGYIDEVVAPKYDSQEVIYKDILKELEEATASFDTQASPVTTDILYGGDISRWKKLGYSFMLRAAMRLTKVDPATAEEYVKKAVAGGVFESNDDNSIIRHTSIFNNYIANHLTAREKTNFYLAEPFVNYLKENNDPRLPVFAVRYVGAKGGPEQEASRASSAPEDQIGMPMGYNDVTIADTFAEKGVASLWDYTQANLSTVLQLSSPEFHITHSQVQLLLAEAAIRGWVDGDPEMYYTNGIRANLEQMAFYGEKARISEEAIQAYLASQAFDEAKGLEQINTQYWVSTFLDGNESFANFRRSGFPALEENPYPGSELKTESFIRRLNYPDGEIVVNSSNMNEAISRQGPNSLETRVWWDKQ, encoded by the coding sequence ATGAAAAGAAACATAAAATATATACTTGCTTTATTGTTGGTCGCGGCTTTTTCGACCAGCTGCGATAAGGGTTTTGACGAAGTGAATACCAACAAAGTTGATCCCACTTCACTGGCCCCTTCCTTGATCTTGAACAAAGCCATTGTGAACACCACTTATCTGGATGGATTCGGTACCTTGGGTATGCTTTGTTACAATTTTGGCATTGTACAGCAGATCATTACGCCCTATGGGAGTTCACTTTCCGGAGCCAATTACAATCAGCTGAACAACAACAATTCGGCGGCAGTGTGGAACAACTTTTACCGCAATGTGGTGAAGCAGATAGTGGCTGTGAATGAGCAAACAAAGGACGATCCCATGGAGGTGAACACGCACAACGCATCCCGTATTTGGAAGGCCTATACGTTTATGATTTTGACCGATACCTACGGCGATATTCCGTATTTCGAAGCAGGAAAGGGCTATATCGATGAAGTGGTGGCACCGAAATACGACAGTCAAGAAGTGATCTATAAAGACATTCTGAAGGAGTTGGAAGAAGCCACTGCGAGTTTCGATACGCAGGCGTCTCCTGTCACTACGGATATTCTGTATGGCGGCGATATTTCGCGTTGGAAAAAATTGGGTTATTCCTTTATGTTGAGAGCCGCCATGCGTCTGACAAAGGTCGATCCGGCAACGGCTGAAGAATATGTGAAGAAAGCCGTGGCTGGGGGCGTGTTTGAATCGAACGACGACAATTCCATCATTCGCCACACTTCGATTTTTAACAATTACATAGCCAATCACTTGACAGCCAGAGAGAAAACCAATTTCTATTTGGCCGAACCTTTCGTAAATTATTTGAAAGAGAACAACGATCCGCGATTGCCGGTTTTTGCGGTGCGGTATGTAGGAGCCAAAGGAGGACCAGAGCAAGAGGCTTCTCGGGCTTCTTCTGCACCAGAAGACCAAATCGGTATGCCCATGGGTTACAATGACGTAACCATCGCCGATACTTTCGCAGAAAAAGGAGTGGCTAGCCTTTGGGATTATACACAAGCAAACTTGTCCACGGTTTTGCAATTGAGTTCGCCCGAGTTTCACATTACGCATTCGCAGGTGCAGCTTCTTTTGGCCGAAGCGGCCATACGCGGTTGGGTAGATGGAGATCCAGAAATGTATTATACCAATGGTATACGTGCGAATTTGGAACAAATGGCCTTTTACGGTGAGAAAGCGAGAATCTCGGAAGAGGCGATTCAGGCCTATTTGGCTTCGCAAGCCTTTGACGAAGCGAAGGGTCTCGAACAAATCAATACGCAATATTGGGTGTCGACTTTCCTCGATGGAAACGAGTCTTTTGCCAATTTCAGAAGAAGCGGTTTCCCGGCACTTGAAGAGAATCCTTACCCCGGTTCTGAATTGAAAACGGAGTCTTTCATCCGTCGACTGAATTATCCGGACGGTGAAATTGTGGTCAATTCTTCCAACATGAATGAGGCCATTTCGCGGCAAGGACCCAACAGTCTGGAAACCCGTGTATGGTGGGATAAACAATAA
- a CDS encoding enolase C-terminal domain-like protein — MKYQERNASQGRRETLKKLGLGSAGLMGFLGTALPASAREKETPAYAKGLPKVTIKSVKAIATAPQGSNLIVVKVETSEPGLYGLGCATFTQRAVAVVAAIDSYLNDLLKGKDVDNIEDIWQSTYVSSYWRNGPVLNNALSGLDQALWDIKGKRAGMPVYQLLGGKTRFAIPCYTHASGRSPEEVVESVKKYQEEGFKHIRIQQGGYGAVGAVSKEPDFKAAGYGGEKDNYMNQQYYLKSVPKMFEAVRKNCGEEVELLHDIHERVQPMDAINMIKKLEEFRPFFIEDPFSPENMKWFKTLRQNTAVPIAMGELFNNINEFMEPMVNQWFDFIRIHVSQIGGVTPAMKVARLGEWFNVRTAWHGPGDVSPVGHAAQAHMDFAIWNFGIQESVHFSERTQEVFSGCPTMNNGYMSVNEAPGWGVDINEKEAAKYPIGTKSNWQVRKDDGTILRP, encoded by the coding sequence ATGAAATATCAAGAAAGAAATGCAAGTCAAGGAAGACGCGAAACACTGAAGAAATTGGGCTTGGGATCTGCCGGCCTAATGGGTTTCCTTGGCACTGCACTGCCCGCTTCAGCCCGGGAAAAAGAAACGCCAGCCTATGCCAAAGGGCTGCCTAAAGTGACCATAAAGAGTGTCAAGGCAATTGCCACGGCCCCACAAGGTTCAAATCTTATTGTGGTGAAAGTAGAAACCTCAGAACCCGGTTTGTACGGTTTGGGTTGTGCCACTTTTACACAAAGAGCAGTCGCGGTTGTGGCTGCAATCGACAGCTATTTGAACGACCTTTTGAAGGGCAAAGATGTGGACAATATCGAGGACATCTGGCAGTCGACGTATGTCAGCTCATATTGGCGAAATGGTCCGGTATTGAACAATGCCTTGAGTGGCTTGGATCAGGCTCTTTGGGATATCAAAGGAAAAAGAGCGGGAATGCCTGTGTATCAATTGCTAGGTGGGAAAACGCGTTTCGCCATTCCTTGCTATACGCACGCCAGTGGACGTTCGCCCGAAGAAGTGGTCGAGAGTGTGAAAAAGTATCAAGAAGAAGGTTTTAAGCATATACGTATCCAACAGGGCGGTTATGGTGCCGTGGGAGCAGTAAGCAAAGAACCCGATTTCAAGGCTGCGGGTTATGGCGGAGAGAAAGACAATTACATGAACCAGCAGTATTATTTGAAATCGGTGCCCAAAATGTTTGAGGCCGTGCGTAAAAACTGTGGGGAAGAAGTGGAATTGTTGCACGATATTCATGAGCGTGTGCAGCCCATGGACGCCATCAATATGATCAAAAAACTCGAGGAGTTCAGGCCTTTCTTCATCGAAGATCCTTTTTCGCCTGAAAACATGAAATGGTTCAAAACCCTTCGCCAAAATACGGCGGTGCCGATTGCGATGGGTGAGCTTTTCAACAACATCAACGAGTTTATGGAACCGATGGTGAACCAATGGTTCGACTTCATCCGTATACACGTATCACAGATTGGCGGCGTGACACCCGCCATGAAAGTGGCTAGATTGGGAGAATGGTTTAATGTCCGTACAGCTTGGCACGGCCCGGGCGATGTATCGCCCGTGGGCCATGCCGCACAAGCCCATATGGATTTTGCAATATGGAATTTCGGGATTCAAGAATCGGTGCATTTCAGCGAACGCACCCAAGAAGTTTTCAGTGGTTGCCCTACAATGAATAACGGTTATATGTCTGTGAATGAAGCTCCCGGTTGGGGAGTGGACATCAACGAAAAAGAAGCCGCCAAGTACCCGATTGGCACAAAATCCAATTGGCAGGTACGTAAAGATGACGGAACGATTTTAAGACCCTAA
- a CDS encoding LacI family DNA-binding transcriptional regulator, translating to MDSKKVSIKDIAREAGVSTALVSYVMNGNEKEKRVGKEMAAKIREIAKKLNYQPNQVAKSLRKGRTNTIGLVIADISNPFFANIARVVEDEARRNGYTVIIGSCDERAEKAWDLINVLLNRQVDGFIIVSSEHSEEHITHLRKLNIPFVLLDRHFPELDTDFVATDNFTASFDACEHLIEMGYRKIGLIAYRLEMQHMRDRIRGYQEALKRHKIKARKEWLVEVEFENLTKEVEASIDVFREMKDGPDALIFATYGLAINGLRHFNECNLKVPDDFAIVSFGQAEIFELYYCPITYMLQPLENLGAKAVEVLLQKINDKKTPLTQILMKAKLIQNESSRSKLAVS from the coding sequence ATGGATTCGAAAAAAGTATCGATAAAAGATATTGCTCGGGAGGCTGGTGTCTCCACGGCTCTGGTTTCCTATGTGATGAATGGCAACGAAAAGGAGAAAAGAGTAGGGAAGGAGATGGCTGCCAAAATTCGTGAGATTGCCAAAAAGCTCAATTATCAGCCCAATCAGGTGGCTAAAAGCTTACGCAAAGGCCGCACAAATACCATTGGATTGGTTATCGCCGATATCTCAAACCCTTTCTTTGCCAATATTGCCCGCGTGGTGGAAGATGAGGCCCGCAGAAATGGATACACTGTAATCATCGGGAGCTGCGACGAAAGGGCCGAAAAGGCTTGGGACCTCATCAATGTGTTGCTCAATAGACAGGTAGATGGCTTCATCATCGTCTCTTCTGAGCATTCTGAAGAACACATCACGCACCTACGAAAACTGAATATTCCTTTTGTTTTGCTCGACAGGCATTTTCCCGAGCTCGATACCGATTTTGTAGCCACGGATAACTTTACGGCCTCTTTTGATGCCTGCGAACATTTGATCGAAATGGGTTACCGCAAAATCGGATTAATCGCCTACCGATTGGAAATGCAGCATATGCGAGACAGGATTCGAGGTTATCAAGAAGCCCTGAAGCGACACAAGATAAAGGCCAGAAAAGAATGGTTGGTTGAAGTGGAATTCGAGAACTTAACCAAAGAAGTGGAAGCGTCGATAGATGTTTTCCGAGAAATGAAAGACGGGCCAGATGCCTTGATTTTTGCCACTTATGGATTGGCAATCAATGGATTAAGACATTTTAATGAATGTAACCTGAAAGTTCCCGACGATTTTGCGATTGTCAGTTTTGGTCAGGCCGAAATTTTTGAATTGTACTATTGTCCAATCACTTATATGCTGCAACCTTTGGAAAACCTGGGGGCCAAGGCGGTTGAAGTGCTTTTGCAAAAAATAAACGACAAGAAAACACCGCTGACCCAAATTCTGATGAAAGCCAAACTGATTCAAAACGAATCTTCTCGCTCGAAGTTGGCTGTATCCTAG
- a CDS encoding VCBS repeat-containing protein produces MKRSLITLPFLFILTFYSCNSPDLLFEKLDSDHTQVDFENKLVETVDANYFQHMYTYIGGGVAAADFNKDGLQDLFFVSNSFDNKLYLNKGDLQFEDISEKAGIHKRPGFDVGVAIADINSDGWPDIYITRGGWEDSDNAFANMLYINNGPKELADGSQIITFTEKASAFGLDDNNRGIAATFFDYDRDGDLDVYISNTPDFEDKDNEVFDLEEVKTSAKTLALKGSDKLYQNDGTGHFTDVSLTAGIMPDVGFGLNPQVGDLNQDGWLDIYVSNDFRIPDFVYINQKDGTFKDLRNESLSHMSFSSMGGDIADINNDGLMDVYTLDMNPEDYVRANTTMGMTSTYLFDMMVDKNYHHQYMHNMLQLNNGDGTFSEIANMSGVANTDWSWACLFSDFDLDGYNDICVTNGVFRDVIDRDANNDILSELKRRGRKPTDEDFLAFIKKLPQQKLSNYLFRNKQDLTFENVSEKWTESNPTFSNGATYADLDNDGDLEIIVSNLNDKATILKNKARELQKGDFLQIALEGSAANTQGIGAIVEVILENGQKQTRQLINSRGFLSSVSSLLHFGLAPNSKIARLKITWPDGLVQEKKDIQVNQVLQLKYADAHVPETKNVQKPQSVFTKIESPFRHVEKPYNDFADQLLLPSKLSQYGPALAKADLNHDGFDDLYLGGARDFPGRIILSDASGAFRVLPVPAFGEDQANEDVSATFLDVDSDGDLDLYVAAGSYEFPLNSNYLIGRLYLNDGKMNFTREFNKTPILPHAAGVVKAADYDKDGDVDLFVGSRVVPGMYPLTPTSFLLVNNGNAFQMETPTRAPDLEKVGMVTDAVWEDLDEDGDLDLIVTGEWMGIYVFENQNNKLVLSSKTDNLSQTKGWWNSVLVADVDGDGDKDIVAGNLGLNSKYKASPEKPFHVFANDYDYNGIVDVVLATYYGEKLVPVRNRVSLIQQIPVLGKQNPSFKEYAHKNLHELFGEDLDKATHLEAYEFRSGIFLNDGEEHFTFEPFENALQIAPINTILFDDFDKDGIKDLLMAGNNFLTETETTRNDAGRGFFLKGGSAGQFTYIKSLESGFIAPKDARKMLQIQTANGPAIVLANNNDSFDFYYLNLKK; encoded by the coding sequence ATGAAAAGAAGTCTCATTACCCTACCTTTCCTTTTTATACTCACTTTTTACAGTTGCAACTCACCCGATCTTCTTTTCGAAAAACTGGATTCGGACCACACTCAAGTTGATTTTGAGAATAAATTGGTGGAAACTGTTGACGCCAACTATTTCCAGCATATGTATACGTATATCGGCGGCGGCGTGGCCGCCGCCGATTTTAACAAAGACGGTCTGCAAGACCTCTTTTTTGTTTCCAATTCATTCGACAACAAACTTTACCTCAACAAAGGCGATCTGCAATTCGAAGACATCAGCGAAAAAGCAGGTATCCACAAACGTCCTGGCTTCGATGTAGGTGTGGCCATTGCCGACATAAACAGCGACGGCTGGCCCGATATTTACATCACCCGAGGCGGTTGGGAAGATAGCGACAACGCTTTCGCCAACATGCTCTACATCAACAATGGACCAAAAGAATTGGCCGACGGCTCCCAAATCATCACATTCACCGAAAAGGCCTCTGCATTCGGTTTGGATGACAACAACAGAGGCATTGCCGCTACATTTTTCGATTACGATCGCGATGGCGATCTCGATGTCTACATTTCCAACACACCCGATTTTGAAGACAAAGACAACGAAGTTTTTGATCTAGAAGAAGTGAAAACTTCTGCAAAAACGCTCGCTCTGAAAGGCAGCGACAAACTATACCAAAATGACGGCACGGGTCATTTCACCGATGTATCGCTAACAGCCGGCATTATGCCCGATGTGGGTTTCGGACTCAATCCGCAAGTGGGTGATCTGAACCAAGACGGCTGGCTCGACATCTACGTCAGCAACGATTTTCGGATTCCGGATTTCGTGTACATCAATCAGAAAGACGGTACATTCAAAGATTTACGCAACGAAAGCCTGAGCCACATGTCGTTCAGCAGCATGGGCGGTGATATTGCCGACATCAACAACGACGGCCTTATGGATGTGTATACCCTTGACATGAACCCCGAAGATTACGTACGGGCCAATACCACTATGGGCATGACCTCAACCTACCTTTTTGATATGATGGTCGATAAAAACTACCATCATCAATACATGCACAATATGCTTCAGCTCAACAATGGTGACGGTACTTTCAGCGAAATCGCCAATATGTCTGGGGTAGCCAATACCGACTGGAGTTGGGCTTGCCTTTTCTCCGATTTCGACCTCGATGGATACAATGACATCTGTGTGACAAACGGCGTGTTCAGAGATGTGATCGATCGCGATGCCAACAACGATATTTTATCCGAATTGAAACGAAGAGGACGCAAACCCACCGACGAAGATTTTCTGGCTTTCATCAAAAAACTTCCGCAACAAAAACTGAGCAACTATCTTTTTCGAAACAAACAAGACCTAACTTTTGAAAATGTCTCGGAAAAATGGACAGAAAGCAACCCAACCTTTTCCAACGGAGCCACCTACGCCGACTTGGACAATGACGGCGATCTGGAAATTATCGTCAGCAACTTGAACGATAAGGCCACCATTCTCAAAAACAAAGCAAGAGAATTGCAAAAGGGCGATTTCCTGCAAATTGCCTTAGAAGGCAGTGCCGCAAATACTCAAGGAATTGGAGCCATCGTCGAAGTGATTTTGGAAAACGGCCAAAAACAAACCCGTCAATTGATCAACAGCCGTGGATTTCTCTCCAGCGTAAGTTCTTTACTCCATTTCGGATTGGCACCAAACAGCAAAATCGCTCGTTTGAAAATCACATGGCCCGATGGTTTGGTTCAGGAAAAAAAAGATATTCAGGTCAATCAGGTTTTGCAACTGAAATATGCCGATGCCCATGTCCCTGAAACCAAAAACGTGCAAAAACCGCAGAGCGTTTTCACAAAAATAGAAAGTCCCTTTCGGCATGTAGAAAAACCTTACAATGATTTCGCCGATCAACTTTTATTGCCCTCTAAGCTTTCTCAATACGGCCCCGCCCTCGCAAAAGCAGACTTGAACCACGACGGTTTTGACGACCTTTATCTCGGTGGTGCAAGAGATTTTCCAGGCAGAATTATTCTATCCGATGCATCTGGAGCATTCAGGGTGCTTCCTGTGCCCGCCTTTGGTGAAGATCAGGCCAATGAAGACGTTTCGGCCACCTTTTTGGATGTCGATTCAGATGGTGATTTGGATTTGTATGTCGCAGCTGGAAGCTACGAATTCCCGCTGAATTCCAATTATCTGATTGGCCGATTGTATTTGAACGACGGAAAAATGAATTTCACCCGAGAATTCAATAAAACGCCTATTCTTCCGCATGCTGCGGGTGTGGTGAAAGCCGCGGATTACGACAAAGACGGCGACGTTGACCTCTTTGTGGGCAGCCGAGTAGTGCCCGGTATGTATCCGCTTACGCCTACGAGTTTTTTGTTGGTGAACAACGGAAATGCCTTTCAAATGGAAACTCCAACACGGGCCCCTGACCTTGAAAAAGTAGGTATGGTTACCGACGCAGTATGGGAAGATCTCGACGAGGACGGCGATTTGGACCTAATAGTCACCGGAGAATGGATGGGCATTTATGTATTCGAAAACCAAAACAACAAACTGGTGCTTTCTTCGAAAACTGACAACCTGAGCCAGACCAAAGGTTGGTGGAACAGTGTCTTGGTCGCGGATGTGGATGGCGATGGCGACAAGGATATTGTGGCCGGTAATTTAGGTTTGAATTCGAAATACAAGGCCAGCCCCGAAAAACCTTTCCATGTCTTCGCCAACGACTACGATTACAATGGAATTGTGGATGTAGTACTGGCCACCTATTATGGCGAAAAATTGGTGCCGGTGAGAAACAGAGTGAGCCTTATTCAGCAAATACCTGTATTGGGCAAACAAAACCCAAGTTTTAAGGAATATGCCCATAAAAACTTGCATGAGCTTTTCGGCGAAGATTTGGATAAAGCCACACACTTGGAAGCCTACGAGTTCAGGTCAGGTATATTTTTGAACGACGGCGAGGAGCATTTCACTTTCGAACCTTTTGAAAATGCCCTTCAAATAGCTCCGATAAATACCATTCTATTCGATGATTTCGACAAAGACGGCATAAAAGATTTGCTCATGGCTGGAAACAATTTTCTTACCGAAACGGAAACCACACGCAACGACGCGGGTAGAGGATTCTTTTTGAAAGGCGGTTCGGCGGGTCAATTTACCTACATAAAAAGTCTTGAGTCGGGTTTTATCGCCCCCAAAGATGCCCGAAAAATGCTGCAAATTCAAACAGCTAATGGGCCTGCAATCGTGTTGGCGAACAACAACGACAGTTTTGATTTCTATTATTTGAATTTGAAAAAGTAA